The following proteins are encoded in a genomic region of Betaproteobacteria bacterium:
- a CDS encoding PAS domain-containing protein, with protein MWARLEALSRSQAVIEFTPEGEVLKANSNFLSVMGYPLEDIQGRHHRMFVEPSYAQSPDYAQFWEGLRKGEFRAGLFKRIGSGDREVWIQASYNPVLDSSGRVLKIVKYTTDVTAEQERTAHAAAKLQAIDRSQGVIEFDLDGRIVSANRNFLDALGYSPGEIAGQHHAMFVEPAERQSDDYRRFWEKLRRGEFDSGKYKRVGKGGRTVWIQATYNPVLDASGRPVKVVKFAQIITEQVEAAQATERAVADVMRIVSAAANDDLSLRIDCQGKSGEFETLCAGVNRLMDTMSDVVGRMRDASDVITTSAKEIAAGNTDLSGRTEEQASSLEETASSMEELTSTVKQNADNARQANQLVVGASEVAQRGGDVVREVVQTMGGISESSKKIADIISVIDGIAFQTNILALNAAVEAARAGEQGRGFAVVATEVRNLAQRSAGAAKEIKELISDSVGKVESGSRLVDEAGRTMEEIVVSVKRVTDIMAEITAASVEQSAGIEQVNQAITQMDEVTQQNAALVEQAAAAAESLEEQAQMLSQAVVAFKLEQESQDTGPLQRRRAASTHRIAVQAA; from the coding sequence ATGTGGGCGCGCCTCGAGGCGCTGAGTCGATCCCAGGCCGTCATCGAATTCACGCCGGAAGGCGAAGTCCTGAAGGCGAACTCCAACTTTCTCTCGGTCATGGGCTATCCGCTCGAGGACATTCAGGGGCGGCACCATCGCATGTTCGTCGAGCCGTCCTATGCGCAGAGCCCGGACTACGCGCAGTTCTGGGAAGGCCTGCGCAAGGGCGAGTTCAGGGCGGGACTCTTCAAGCGTATCGGCAGCGGCGACAGGGAAGTCTGGATCCAGGCGAGCTACAACCCGGTTCTGGACTCGAGCGGCCGGGTCCTCAAGATCGTCAAGTACACCACCGATGTCACGGCGGAGCAGGAGCGCACTGCACACGCGGCGGCCAAACTGCAGGCGATCGACCGGTCGCAAGGCGTCATCGAGTTCGATCTCGACGGCCGTATCGTCTCGGCGAACCGCAATTTTCTCGATGCACTGGGCTACTCCCCGGGGGAGATCGCTGGCCAGCATCACGCCATGTTCGTGGAGCCGGCCGAGCGGCAGAGCGATGACTACCGGAGGTTCTGGGAAAAGCTGCGTCGTGGCGAGTTCGACTCGGGCAAGTACAAGCGCGTGGGCAAGGGCGGCCGCACGGTGTGGATTCAGGCGACCTACAACCCGGTTCTCGATGCGTCGGGCAGGCCGGTGAAGGTCGTGAAGTTCGCCCAGATCATCACGGAGCAGGTGGAGGCGGCCCAGGCCACCGAGCGCGCAGTGGCGGACGTCATGCGGATCGTCTCGGCGGCTGCGAACGATGACCTCAGCCTGCGCATCGATTGCCAAGGCAAGTCGGGAGAGTTCGAGACCCTGTGCGCGGGAGTCAACCGACTCATGGATACGATGTCCGATGTCGTCGGCCGGATGCGGGATGCCTCGGACGTCATCACCACCAGCGCCAAGGAGATAGCGGCTGGGAACACGGACCTGTCTGGTCGGACGGAGGAGCAGGCGTCGAGTCTGGAGGAGACGGCGAGTTCGATGGAGGAGCTGACGTCGACGGTGAAGCAGAACGCGGACAACGCGCGTCAGGCGAACCAGTTGGTGGTGGGGGCGTCGGAAGTGGCGCAGCGTGGTGGGGATGTGGTGAGGGAAGTGGTGCAGACGATGGGAGGGATCAGCGAGAGCAGCAAGAAGATTGCGGACATCATCTCGGTGATCGACGGGATTGCATTCCAGACGAACATTCTGGCGCTGAACGCGGCGGTGGAGGCGGCGAGGGCTGGGGAGCAGGGACGGGGATTTGCGGTGGTGGCGACGGAGGTGAGGAACCTGGCGCAGAGGAGTGCGGGGGCGGCGAAGGAGATCAAGGAACTGATCTCGGACTCGGTGGGGAAGGTGGAGTCGGGGAGCCGGCTGGTGGACGAGGCGGGGAGGACGATGGAAGAGATCGTGGTGTCGGTGAAGAGGGTGACGGACATCATGGCGGAGATCACGGCGGCGTCGGTGGAGCAGAGTGCGGGGATCGAGCAGGTGAACCAGGCGATCACGCAGATGGACGAGGTGACGCAGCAGAATGCGGCGCTGGTGGAGCAGGCGGCGGCGGCGGCGGAGAGTCTGGAGGAACAGGCGCAGATGCTGTCGCAGGCGGTGGTGGCGTTCAAGCTGGAACAGGAGAGCCAGGACACGGGTCCCCTGCAGCGCCGCCGTGCGGCGTCGACGCACCGCATCGCGGTCCAGGCGGCTTGA
- a CDS encoding chemotaxis protein CheW: MKTDTKDSLAKGSIEAAQAAGEFLTFRLGEEEYGIEILKVQEIRGYDAVTTIANAPSFIKGVINLRGVIVPIVDLRIKFGVGQADYNQFTVVIVLNVGSRVVGIVVDSVSDVMTLTSEQIKPAPEFSSSFDTRYLTGIGAIDDRMLILVDIERLMLSSDMALVDEAAAA; encoded by the coding sequence ATGAAAACAGATACGAAAGACAGTCTTGCCAAGGGATCGATCGAGGCAGCCCAGGCGGCCGGAGAATTCCTGACGTTCCGGTTGGGGGAAGAGGAGTACGGGATCGAGATCCTGAAGGTGCAGGAGATCCGGGGTTACGATGCCGTGACGACCATTGCCAACGCACCCTCGTTCATCAAGGGCGTCATCAACCTGCGGGGGGTCATCGTGCCCATCGTGGACCTTCGCATCAAATTCGGGGTCGGCCAGGCCGACTACAACCAGTTCACCGTCGTCATCGTGCTCAACGTGGGCAGCCGCGTCGTCGGCATCGTGGTCGACAGCGTCTCGGACGTGATGACCCTCACGTCGGAGCAGATCAAACCGGCGCCGGAATTCTCGTCCAGCTTCGACACGCGCTATCTCACCGGCATCGGCGCGATCGACGATCGCATGCTGATCCTCGTGGACATCGAACGGCTGATGCTGTCCTCGGACATGGCGCTGGTCGACGAAGCGGCCGCGGCCTAG
- a CDS encoding chemotaxis protein CheR: MATVQSGTRSGTVDPKQLAAQFAASRDASREFEYTPADFEAVRALIYKRAGISLSPVKADMVYSRLARRLRARGMKRFSEYIDYLRGGGDDEEWEAFTNALTTNLTSFFREEHHFPILANHLQSLRGRNPSIWCCASSTGEEPYSLAMTAVEAFGSFNIPVSILASDLDTNVLAKARAGVYPAERIERLSAERVKRFFMRGTGAQEGLVKVRPELAKLVSFKQINLLSSPLPVQGQFDAVFCRNVMIYFDKATQASILRRFVPHMNPDALLFVGHSESLFHVSDVFHLRGKTVYDLVKGGGANVV; this comes from the coding sequence ATGGCCACCGTCCAGTCCGGAACGCGCTCAGGCACCGTCGATCCGAAACAGCTGGCCGCGCAGTTCGCGGCCTCGCGTGACGCGTCGCGCGAGTTCGAATACACCCCCGCGGACTTCGAGGCCGTGCGCGCACTCATCTACAAGCGTGCCGGCATCTCGCTGTCGCCGGTGAAGGCGGACATGGTCTACAGCCGTCTCGCCCGGCGGCTGCGTGCGCGGGGCATGAAGCGCTTCTCCGAGTACATCGACTATCTCCGCGGCGGCGGCGACGACGAGGAGTGGGAGGCGTTCACGAACGCGCTCACCACGAACCTCACATCGTTCTTTCGCGAGGAGCATCACTTCCCGATCCTCGCGAATCATCTGCAGAGCCTGCGTGGACGCAATCCGTCCATCTGGTGCTGCGCATCGTCCACGGGCGAGGAACCCTACTCGCTCGCGATGACGGCGGTGGAGGCGTTCGGCAGCTTCAACATTCCGGTCAGCATTCTCGCTTCGGACCTGGATACGAACGTGCTGGCCAAGGCGCGGGCGGGTGTCTATCCGGCCGAGCGCATCGAACGGTTGTCGGCAGAACGGGTGAAGCGCTTCTTCATGCGCGGTACGGGTGCCCAGGAAGGTCTCGTCAAGGTCCGCCCGGAACTGGCCAAGCTGGTGTCGTTCAAGCAGATCAATCTGCTGTCCAGCCCGCTCCCCGTGCAAGGACAATTCGATGCGGTGTTCTGCCGGAACGTGATGATCTACTTCGACAAGGCGACGCAGGCTTCGATCCTGAGACGCTTCGTCCCTCACATGAATCCCGATGCGCTCCTGTTCGTGGGCCACTCCGAGAGCCTCTTCCACGTGTCGGACGTCTTTCATCTGCGAGGCAAGACCGTCTACGACCTGGTGAAAGGGGGAGGGGCGAATGTCGTTTGA
- the cheD gene encoding chemoreceptor glutamine deamidase CheD, protein MSFDAALESLATNLYFDRTFDRHAVKVLPGEFYVTDRDMVLVTTLGSCVAACIRDADLGIGGINHFMLPDTSTVEAGAPASTSARYGTYAMELLINELVKLGARRKHLVAKVFGGGNVLGNMTVTNVGQRNASFVLGYLSMEGIPVLAKDLLDEHPRKVYFFPRTGKVLIKKLRSVRNETLVERETDYAKRLKTTRVSGDVELFA, encoded by the coding sequence ATGTCGTTTGATGCAGCGCTCGAATCCCTCGCGACCAATCTCTACTTCGACCGGACGTTCGACCGCCATGCAGTCAAGGTCCTGCCGGGCGAGTTCTACGTCACCGATCGCGACATGGTGCTCGTGACGACGCTGGGCTCCTGCGTGGCCGCGTGCATCCGCGATGCCGATCTGGGCATCGGGGGCATCAATCACTTCATGCTGCCCGACACGTCGACGGTCGAGGCGGGCGCGCCAGCTTCGACATCGGCCCGCTACGGGACCTATGCCATGGAACTGCTGATCAACGAACTGGTGAAGCTCGGGGCGCGGCGCAAGCACCTGGTCGCGAAAGTGTTCGGCGGAGGCAATGTGCTGGGCAACATGACCGTCACGAACGTGGGCCAGCGCAACGCGTCCTTCGTGCTGGGGTATCTGTCGATGGAAGGCATCCCCGTGCTGGCCAAGGACCTGCTGGACGAGCATCCACGCAAGGTCTATTTCTTTCCGCGCACCGGCAAGGTGCTGATCAAGAAACTGCGCAGCGTGCGCAACGAGACCCTGGTGGAGCGCGAGACCGATTACGCGAAGCGTCTCAAGACGACCCGGGTGTCGGGAGACGTGGAGTTGTTCGCATGA
- a CDS encoding chemotaxis response regulator protein-glutamate methylesterase, producing MHAAPAADRKIRVVVVDDSALIRSVLKKLLETAPDIEVVGVASDPIVAREVIRSTEPDVITLDVEMPRMDGLEFLSRLMRLKPTPVVMVSSLTARGSEVTLRALELGAVDFVAKPKFDIQHGLQETAREIVEKVRAASHARVRKSVPVESGPANSADVVLPATLSRVAATEKVIIVGASTGGTEAIKAFLTRMPADCPGILIAQHMPEAFTKSFAQRLDGLCRIKVHEAQGGERVLPGHAFIAPGHSHLLLARSGANYVTELSQAPPVNRHRPSVDVLFRSAANVAGRNAMGVILTGMGKDGAAGMLEMKQGGAYTFAQDEASCVVFGMPREAIALGGVDEVVPLDDIASRVLLRLGAERTIRV from the coding sequence ATGCATGCAGCACCGGCGGCAGACCGGAAGATCAGGGTCGTGGTGGTGGACGATTCGGCCCTGATCCGCTCGGTGCTCAAGAAGCTGCTCGAGACGGCGCCCGACATCGAAGTGGTCGGGGTGGCGTCCGACCCCATCGTGGCACGCGAAGTCATTCGCAGCACCGAGCCCGATGTGATCACGCTGGACGTCGAGATGCCGCGCATGGACGGGCTGGAATTCCTGTCGCGTCTCATGCGCCTCAAGCCGACGCCCGTGGTGATGGTGTCTTCGCTGACCGCGCGCGGCTCCGAAGTGACCTTGCGGGCGCTCGAGCTCGGCGCCGTCGACTTCGTGGCAAAGCCCAAGTTCGACATCCAGCACGGATTGCAGGAGACCGCGCGCGAGATCGTGGAGAAGGTGAGGGCGGCCTCCCACGCGCGGGTGCGCAAATCGGTGCCGGTGGAGTCCGGTCCCGCCAATTCCGCGGATGTCGTCCTGCCGGCCACGCTGTCACGCGTCGCGGCCACGGAGAAGGTCATCATCGTTGGCGCGAGCACGGGCGGAACCGAAGCCATCAAGGCGTTCCTGACCCGGATGCCGGCCGACTGCCCCGGGATTCTTATCGCCCAGCACATGCCCGAGGCTTTCACCAAGTCCTTCGCCCAGCGCCTGGATGGCCTGTGCCGGATCAAGGTTCACGAAGCCCAGGGTGGCGAGCGGGTACTCCCGGGCCACGCCTTCATTGCACCGGGACACTCGCATCTGCTGCTCGCGCGGAGCGGCGCCAACTATGTGACCGAACTGTCCCAGGCCCCTCCCGTCAACCGGCATCGGCCGTCGGTGGACGTACTGTTCCGGTCGGCCGCGAACGTCGCGGGGCGCAATGCCATGGGCGTGATCCTGACGGGCATGGGCAAGGATGGTGCGGCGGGCATGCTGGAAATGAAGCAGGGGGGAGCCTATACGTTTGCGCAGGACGAGGCCTCCTGCGTGGTCTTCGGGATGCCCCGCGAGGCGATCGCGCTGGGCGGAGTCGACGAAGTCGTCCCCCTCGACGACATTGCGTCCCGGGTGCTGCTGCGCCTGGGCGCGGAGCGCACGATCAGGGTTTAG
- a CDS encoding STAS domain-containing protein, whose protein sequence is MQTQVQKSGDRATIRLNGRFDFNAHRHFREAYESHLSAKEVKEFEIDMAQVDYVDSSALGMLLMLKEKAHASAKSVVLANCKGTVKQVLDIANFGKLFTMR, encoded by the coding sequence ATGCAGACGCAGGTTCAGAAATCAGGCGACAGGGCGACCATCCGGTTGAACGGACGGTTCGATTTCAACGCGCACCGCCATTTCCGCGAGGCCTACGAGTCCCATCTGTCGGCCAAGGAGGTGAAGGAGTTCGAGATCGACATGGCCCAGGTCGACTATGTGGACAGTTCCGCCCTGGGCATGCTCCTCATGCTCAAGGAAAAGGCGCATGCCAGCGCCAAGTCGGTGGTTCTCGCGAACTGCAAGGGCACGGTCAAGCAGGTGCTGGACATCGCCAATTTCGGCAAGCTCTTCACCATGCGGTAA
- the infC gene encoding translation initiation factor IF-3: MLQDRELRINGEINASEVRLVGADGEPIGVVSLSVATQMAEEAELDLVEIAPTAKPPVCRIMDFGKFKYSESKKRHEAKLKQKQIQVKEIKFRPGTDEGDYQIKLRNLIRFLGEGDKTKVTLRFRGREMAHQEFGIKLLERVKQDLEAHGVVEQFPKLEGRQMIMVLAPKKK, from the coding sequence ATCCTTCAAGATCGCGAGTTGCGGATCAACGGCGAGATCAATGCGTCGGAGGTCCGGTTGGTCGGTGCAGACGGTGAGCCCATCGGAGTCGTGAGCCTGTCGGTCGCGACGCAGATGGCCGAGGAAGCAGAACTCGATCTCGTGGAGATCGCACCGACAGCGAAGCCGCCGGTTTGCCGCATCATGGATTTCGGCAAGTTCAAGTACAGCGAATCCAAGAAGCGGCACGAAGCCAAACTCAAGCAGAAGCAGATCCAGGTCAAGGAGATCAAGTTTCGCCCCGGCACGGACGAGGGCGATTACCAGATCAAGTTGCGGAACCTGATCCGCTTTCTCGGCGAGGGCGACAAGACCAAGGTCACTCTGCGGTTCCGTGGACGGGAAATGGCGCACCAGGAATTCGGGATCAAGCTGCTGGAGCGCGTGAAGCAGGATCTCGAGGCGCACGGGGTGGTCGAGCAGTTTCCGAAGCTCGAAGGCCGGCAGATGATCATGGTGCTGGCGCCCAAGAAGAAGTGA
- the rpmI gene encoding 50S ribosomal protein L35, with product MPKMKTKRSASKRFRAQGSGGIKRGKAFLRHILTKKSTKRKRHLRGSTQVHESNEKSVRAMMPYA from the coding sequence ATGCCGAAGATGAAGACCAAGCGCAGCGCGTCCAAGCGCTTTCGCGCACAGGGCAGTGGCGGGATCAAGCGGGGCAAGGCCTTCCTGCGCCACATCCTCACCAAGAAGTCCACGAAGCGCAAGCGTCATCTGCGCGGTTCGACTCAGGTGCACGAGTCGAACGAGAAGTCCGTCCGTGCCATGATGCCTTACGCGTGA
- the rplT gene encoding 50S ribosomal protein L20: MPRVKRGVTARARHKKVLAQAKGYRGRRSNVYKIAKQAVMRAGQYAYRDRRNRKRVFRRLWIARINAAARSLDLGLTYSTFMNGLKKAAIEVDRKVLSDLAIFDKDAFAQLASQAKASLGR; the protein is encoded by the coding sequence ATGCCGCGAGTAAAGCGTGGAGTAACCGCACGGGCCCGTCACAAGAAGGTGCTGGCCCAGGCCAAGGGATACCGTGGCCGTCGCAGCAACGTCTACAAGATCGCCAAGCAGGCTGTCATGCGCGCCGGGCAGTATGCCTATCGCGACCGCCGCAATCGCAAGCGTGTTTTCCGCCGCCTGTGGATCGCACGGATCAATGCGGCAGCGCGCTCGCTCGATCTTGGCCTCACGTACAGCACGTTCATGAACGGTCTCAAGAAGGCGGCCATCGAAGTGGATCGCAAGGTCCTCTCCGACCTGGCGATCTTCGACAAGGACGCATTCGCGCAGCTGGCGAGCCAGGCCAAGGCGAGCCTCGGCCGGTAA
- the pheS gene encoding phenylalanine--tRNA ligase subunit alpha: MDELDSVVAEAEQAFAAVEDAALLEQVKARFLGKSGVLTEASKGLGKLEPSQRKEAGQRINAAKDRVESLLSLRRDALAQAALDARLKEEAVDVTLPGRKRGGGSIHPIMRTWQRVEEIFASIGFDVADGPEIETDWYNFTALNQPENHPARSMHDTFYVEGGLLLRTHTSPMQVRYARMHQPPIKVIAPGRTYRVDSDATHSPMFHQVEGLWIGENISFADLKGVYTDFLRRFFETDQLKVRFRPSFFPFTEPSAEIDMAFGSGPLEGRWLEISGSGQVHPNVIRNFGLDPERYIGFAFGSGLERLTMLRYGVNDLRLFFEGDLRFLRQFA, encoded by the coding sequence ATGGACGAACTCGACAGCGTGGTCGCCGAAGCCGAACAGGCCTTTGCGGCAGTCGAGGATGCAGCGCTGCTGGAGCAGGTCAAGGCGCGCTTCCTGGGCAAGTCCGGTGTGCTGACGGAAGCCTCCAAGGGGTTGGGAAAGCTCGAACCGTCCCAGCGCAAGGAGGCGGGGCAGCGCATCAATGCCGCCAAGGATCGCGTCGAAAGCCTTCTGTCCCTCCGGCGCGATGCGCTCGCCCAGGCCGCGCTGGATGCCCGCCTCAAGGAAGAAGCGGTGGACGTCACCCTGCCCGGCCGCAAGCGGGGCGGGGGCAGCATCCATCCGATCATGCGCACGTGGCAGCGGGTGGAGGAGATCTTCGCCTCCATCGGGTTCGACGTCGCGGACGGTCCGGAGATCGAGACCGACTGGTACAACTTCACGGCGCTCAATCAGCCCGAGAATCATCCGGCGCGATCGATGCACGACACCTTCTACGTGGAAGGCGGACTGCTCCTGCGGACCCACACGAGCCCGATGCAGGTGCGCTACGCCCGCATGCATCAGCCTCCCATCAAGGTGATCGCACCCGGGCGCACCTACCGCGTCGATTCCGATGCGACGCACTCGCCCATGTTCCACCAGGTCGAGGGGCTGTGGATCGGCGAGAACATCAGCTTCGCGGACCTGAAGGGCGTGTATACGGACTTCCTCAGGCGCTTTTTCGAGACCGACCAGCTCAAGGTGCGCTTCCGGCCTTCGTTCTTTCCGTTCACCGAGCCATCGGCCGAGATCGACATGGCGTTCGGGTCGGGGCCGCTCGAAGGCCGCTGGCTCGAGATTTCCGGATCCGGTCAGGTGCACCCGAACGTGATCCGCAACTTCGGCCTGGATCCCGAGCGCTACATCGGTTTTGCCTTCGGTTCCGGCCTGGAACGTCTGACCATGCTGCGCTACGGCGTGAACGATCTGCGTCTGTTCTTCGAGGGAGATCTGCGCTTCCTCCGGCAGTTCGCGTGA
- a CDS encoding integration host factor subunit alpha produces MTLTKAELADLLFEKVGLNKREAKDMVEMFFEEVRVALENGEGVKLSGFGNFQLRDKPQRPGRNPKTGEEIPITARRVVTFHASQKLKAMVEKNYHGQSE; encoded by the coding sequence ATGACTCTGACCAAGGCGGAGCTCGCGGACCTGCTGTTCGAGAAGGTCGGCCTCAACAAGCGTGAAGCGAAGGACATGGTGGAGATGTTCTTCGAGGAAGTCCGGGTGGCGCTGGAAAACGGGGAGGGCGTCAAGCTCTCCGGCTTCGGCAACTTCCAGCTTCGCGACAAGCCGCAGCGTCCCGGACGCAATCCCAAGACGGGTGAAGAGATCCCCATCACGGCCCGCCGCGTCGTGACGTTTCACGCGAGCCAGAAGCTGAAGGCCATGGTGGAAAAGAACTACCATGGACAGTCCGAATAA
- a CDS encoding MerR family transcriptional regulator codes for MDSPNNGEIVLPPIPAKRYFTIGEVSELCGVKPHVLRYWEQEFTQLKPVKRRGNRRYYQHHEVLLIRRIRELLYEEGFTISGARHRLAQSEEDESAKAEPVTEKREDVLSTLRDEIRGVIELLTV; via the coding sequence ATGGACAGTCCGAATAACGGCGAGATCGTCCTGCCGCCGATCCCGGCGAAGCGCTACTTCACCATCGGCGAAGTAAGCGAATTGTGCGGGGTGAAGCCGCACGTGCTTCGTTACTGGGAGCAGGAATTCACCCAGTTGAAGCCGGTCAAGCGCCGGGGCAATCGCCGTTACTACCAGCATCACGAAGTCCTCCTGATCCGCCGCATTCGCGAACTGCTCTACGAGGAAGGCTTCACGATCAGCGGTGCCAGGCATCGCCTCGCGCAAAGCGAGGAAGACGAGAGCGCGAAGGCCGAGCCGGTCACCGAGAAGCGGGAAGACGTGCTGTCGACGCTGCGCGACGAGATCCGTGGTGTCATCGAACTGCTGACGGTGTGA
- the surE gene encoding 5'/3'-nucleotidase SurE, translating to MRILLSNDDGYFAPGLQALAEALAPLGTLTVVAPERDRSGASNSLTLDRPLAVRKSHLGYFYVNGTPTDCVHLAVTGLLDELPDIVVYGINHGTNMGADTIYSGTVAAATEGFLLGVPAIAMSLASRHGGHYATAGRVAAELVKRVIDQRPSAPFLLNVNVLDVLHESLKGLRVTRLGKRHKAESVIKSQNPRGDTVYWIGAAGGAADAGPGTDFHAVGEGYVSVTPLQIDLTHFGQIDAVRDWIGG from the coding sequence ATGCGGATTCTCCTCAGTAACGACGACGGATACTTCGCTCCCGGCCTTCAGGCCCTGGCGGAAGCGCTCGCACCTCTTGGCACCCTTACCGTGGTCGCGCCGGAGCGGGACAGGTCCGGCGCTAGCAACTCCCTTACGCTCGATCGACCGCTCGCGGTCCGCAAGTCCCATCTCGGCTATTTCTACGTCAACGGCACGCCCACCGACTGTGTGCATCTGGCCGTGACCGGCCTGCTCGACGAGCTGCCCGACATCGTGGTCTACGGCATCAATCACGGGACCAACATGGGGGCCGACACCATCTACTCCGGCACGGTGGCCGCGGCCACGGAGGGATTCCTCCTCGGGGTCCCGGCGATCGCCATGTCGCTCGCGAGCCGTCACGGGGGACACTATGCGACGGCGGGCCGGGTTGCCGCGGAACTCGTGAAGCGGGTGATCGACCAGCGGCCTTCGGCGCCGTTCCTTCTGAATGTGAACGTCCTTGACGTGCTCCACGAGTCCCTCAAGGGACTGCGCGTCACGCGGCTGGGCAAGCGTCACAAGGCCGAGTCGGTCATCAAGTCGCAGAACCCGCGCGGCGATACCGTGTACTGGATCGGAGCCGCGGGTGGCGCGGCCGATGCAGGGCCAGGTACGGATTTCCACGCGGTAGGCGAAGGGTACGTTTCGGTCACGCCGCTGCAGATCGATCTCACCCATTTCGGGCAGATCGACGCAGTCCGGGATTGGATAGGCGGCTGA